The DNA segment TGAAGAAAAATGTATAGAATGTGGGTTATGTGAAAAAGTCTGCCCCTTTGTGCAAAAGAAAAAGATAGATATTAGCTTTAATGGTCTACCAAAGGCTTACTATGCTGCAAATAAAAACGTAGATACGTTGATGGCTAGTGCATCTGGAGGAGTATTTACATCAGTTATTGACACTTATTGCAAAAAAGACTTTGCTATCTTTGGTGTTCAATATGATGATAGATTTAAAGTTATTCATTCTTATTCCGGATCTATCGAAGAAGCTAAAAAATACAGAAAATCTAAATATGTTCAAAGTGATATAAATAATTCATTTAAACAAGCAGAAACTTTTCTAAAAAGAAGGAAAAAAGTTTTATTCACAGGAACTCCTTGTCAGGTTGCCGGTCTAAGACTGTTTCTTAGAAAAGAGTACGAAAATCTATTTTGTTTAGACCTAGTCTGCCATGGGGTACCGAGTCAAAACATCTTTGATAAATACATGAAATATATTGAAGAAAAGAATAAAGGGAAAATATCAGATTTTACTTTCCGTCATAAAGTGCTAGATAAAAATGGCAAATGGAATTCTCGAAATGTAAAAATAAAAGCCGGTGAAAAAGAACTGGTTATGAATTCAAATGAAGATAAATACCTAAAGGGATATCATAGTGGATTATTTTACCGTCCATCTTGTTATAATTGTCAATATGCTAATTCGGAGCGGATTTCTGACATAACAATGGCAGACTTTTGGGGTGTTGAAAAACTATATCCTGAAGATGATGTTCATAAAGGGATATCTGTTATTCTTGTTAATACTCCGAAAGGCCAAGAGATACTAAAAGGACTTACAGAAACAATGAGTTTAAAAGAAGTAGATTTAGACTTTGTTATCAAAAGTAACGGCCAACTTAATCATCCAGCTAAAAAACACGTAAAATATGAAGACTTTTTCAAAAACATAAATAGTGATCGTTTTGATTTAGCTGTTGATAAGTGTATACCTAAACCACCATTGATAAAAAGGATAGCTTCTAGGATATTACCAAATGAAGTTAAGAAAAGTATAAAGAAAATAATAAAATGGAGGGGTTAAAATGTGTATCTTGAATGAATTCAAAGAAAAATTCAAAGTTAATGAGTACAAAATTTACGAGTCCGAGCACTGGATATGGTCCTTAAGACCGCATCAGGCCACAATTGGAGCTGGAATTCTTTCTTTAAAAAGAGAATGTCCTACGTTTTCAGAGTTAAAGCCTGAGGAATATGCTGACTTAAATAACATTATAAAGGTAATTGAACCGGTGTTAATGAAAGCTTTCAACTATGATGTTATTAATTATTTGATGTTAATGATGTTTGATAAACATGTACATTATCATGTTTTTCCAAGATATGAGACACCAATTGAAATTCTAGATAAAACTTGGAAAGATGAAAATTGGCCGGCAATACCACCATTGATGGGAGAAGCGCTATTGAATGATGAAATGGTAAGTATAATGGAGTTAATAAAAAGCAAGATCTAAATTGAGAGGGGTTTTGAAAATGACAAAAAAATATAAAGTAGGATATACAACAGGAGTTTTTGATTTATTTCATATTGGGCACCTAAATATTCTAAAAAAAGCTAAAGAGCAATGTGAATATTTGATTGTAGGAGTAAGTACGGATGAAAATGTTTTAAGCTATAAGAAAAAAACACCAGTTATTCCATTTGAAGAAAGAATTGCAATAGTGGAAGCACTTAAATATGTTGATGAAGTAGTTCCACAAACTCATATGGACAAGTTCAAGGCATGGGAAAAAATTAAATTTGAAGCAATTTTCCATGGGGATGATTGGAAAGGTTCAGCAATGTATTCAGAGATAGAACGTAAGTTTAATGAAGTAGGAGTAGACATGGTTTATTTTCCATATACAAAAGGAACATCATCAACTATTTTAGCAGATGTTTTAGCTCAAGCATTAAAAGAGAAAAAAGCTTCTAATGAATAATTGGTATAATTCAAGAGTAAAAATTCTGTAATAGCATTAGGAGGTGACCACAAATGAACATATTAGTAACCGGAGGCCTAGGCTTTATCGGCAGTCATACAACGATAGAACTAATTAAAAATAACCATACAGTGATCATTGCTGATAATCTTATAAACTCAAAGATTGAAGTGCTGGACAAGCTATCTACCATAACTGGCATCAAGCCTCATTTCTATCAGATCGATGTAACTGATGAAGCAAAGGTAGAAGAAATCTTCAATAACCATAAAATCGATGGTGTGATTCACTTCGCTGGCCTTAAGGCAGTAGGAGAGTCAGTTTCCAAGCCGATAGAGTATTATTACAATAATCTTGTTAGCACTATGGTACTTAGCAAGATGTGTGTGAAGTACGGAGTAGATAAGTTTGTCTTCAGTTCATCTGCGACAGTGTATGGTGATCAGCCATCTCCACTTAAAGAAGATATGGATCTGAAGAAAACCACCAATCCTTATGGCGAAACTAAAGCTATGAGCGAACGGATCTTGACAGACACTTCAATAGCAAATCCTGATTTTTCAGTTAGTCTATTAAGGTATTTCAATCCAGTAGGTGCTCACGAGAGCGGCTTGATTGGTGAGGATCCTAATGGCATTCCAAACAATCTAATGCCTTTCGTTACGAAGGTGGCTAAAGGTCAGTTAGAGAAGTTAAATGTATTTGGTAATGACTATGATACAGTTGATGGAACCGGTGTTCGTGACTATATCCATGTAGTTGATTTAGCAAAAGGCCATGTGAAGGCCTTTGAGAATCTTAAAAATGGTGTTAATATCTACAACTTGGGAACCGGAAGAGGAACTTCTGTTTTAGAACTTGTGAATGCCTTCATAAAGGTTAATGACATAAATGTACCTTATGAAATAGTAGGAAGACGTCCGGGCGATATTGCGACCTGTTTTGCGGATGCAAGTAAAGCTGAGAGAGAATTAAAGTGGAAGGCTGAACTTGGAATCGAAGAAATGGTCAGGGATGCTTGGAAATTTGAAAAGAATAATAAGCAATAACATTTTGGGAGGTGAATCATGGGAAGGATAATAATAAAAGGGGACACTTTGGAGTGACCCCATTTTAGTACACAGTTTGGGTACGGTTAGTTCTGTGTGTTTTTTTAGGAATTTAAATAGGTATTTTTATATGCACTTGGGGACAATCCCCCAAGTGACTTTTGTGGTCTATCATTTATATAATAGTCCATATATTCTTCTGTAATTTGCACTACATCATTTATATCTTTCATCTTTTTAGTCATGATATAAATGGCTTCACATTTATAATGACTAAAAAAAGATTCAGCTTTTGCATTATCCCAGCAGTTACCTTTTCTTGACATACTTTGTTTAATTCCTAGGTCTTTTAATAAGCCTGTATAATCTTTGTTTGTATAATGAATTCCCTGATCACTATGAATGATACTATCTTTAAGATTATGCTTAGAAGAAAGTTTTTTAATAGTATCTATACTTAAACTTTTATCTTGAGAGTCACTAATTTTATATACTATAGGTTCATTATTGAATAAGTCTATTATAGTGCAAAGATATATCATTTTATGACGTGTAGGTATATAAGTGATATCTGTAACAAATTTTTCATAGGGTTTCGTTGATTTAAAATCTCTATTTAGAATATTTTCCTTAATAATCGCTTTTTCAGGTTTTTTATATTTTTTCTTTCTTATAATGGATTGTATACCATTTTCCTGCATAATTCTAAGTATCTTTTTATGATTCACAACAAGATTATATCTATTTTTCAGTATAAATTTTATTGTTCTGTACCCTGCTCTTTTGTTTGATTTATTATAAATATCAATAATATGTTTTTCTATTTCAGTGTTTTTATTTAGTGGTTCCTTTTTATATTTATAATAGGAAGATCTACTAATACCAGCTATTTCGCATAATAGCCATACAGGATATTTTAACTCTAATGACATGATAGCCTTATATTTTAATTCTCTTATTTTAGTTTTTTTTTAGCAATG comes from the Alkalibacter saccharofermentans DSM 14828 genome and includes:
- a CDS encoding HIT family protein; this translates as MCILNEFKEKFKVNEYKIYESEHWIWSLRPHQATIGAGILSLKRECPTFSELKPEEYADLNNIIKVIEPVLMKAFNYDVINYLMLMMFDKHVHYHVFPRYETPIEILDKTWKDENWPAIPPLMGEALLNDEMVSIMELIKSKI
- a CDS encoding adenylyltransferase/cytidyltransferase family protein, whose product is MTKKYKVGYTTGVFDLFHIGHLNILKKAKEQCEYLIVGVSTDENVLSYKKKTPVIPFEERIAIVEALKYVDEVVPQTHMDKFKAWEKIKFEAIFHGDDWKGSAMYSEIERKFNEVGVDMVYFPYTKGTSSTILADVLAQALKEKKASNE
- a CDS encoding IS3 family transposase, which translates into the protein MRELKYKAIMSLELKYPVWLLCEIAGISRSSYYKYKKEPLNKNTEIEKHIIDIYNKSNKRAGYRTIKFILKNRYNLVVNHKKILRIMQENGIQSIIRKKKYKKPEKAIIKENILNRDFKSTKPYEKFVTDITYIPTRHKMIYLCTIIDLFNNEPIVYKISDSQDKSLSIDTIKKLSSKHNLKDSIIHSDQGIHYTNKDYTGLLKDLGIKQSMSRKGNCWDNAKAESFFSHYKCEAIYIMTKKMKDINDVVQITEEYMDYYINDRPQKSLGGLSPSAYKNTYLNS
- the galE gene encoding UDP-glucose 4-epimerase GalE codes for the protein MNILVTGGLGFIGSHTTIELIKNNHTVIIADNLINSKIEVLDKLSTITGIKPHFYQIDVTDEAKVEEIFNNHKIDGVIHFAGLKAVGESVSKPIEYYYNNLVSTMVLSKMCVKYGVDKFVFSSSATVYGDQPSPLKEDMDLKKTTNPYGETKAMSERILTDTSIANPDFSVSLLRYFNPVGAHESGLIGEDPNGIPNNLMPFVTKVAKGQLEKLNVFGNDYDTVDGTGVRDYIHVVDLAKGHVKAFENLKNGVNIYNLGTGRGTSVLELVNAFIKVNDINVPYEIVGRRPGDIATCFADASKAERELKWKAELGIEEMVRDAWKFEKNNKQ
- a CDS encoding Coenzyme F420 hydrogenase/dehydrogenase, beta subunit C-terminal domain, with the protein product MFYLDSKNEEMCCGCQACEQVCPTDCISMIEDKKGFTYPFKNEEKCIECGLCEKVCPFVQKKKIDISFNGLPKAYYAANKNVDTLMASASGGVFTSVIDTYCKKDFAIFGVQYDDRFKVIHSYSGSIEEAKKYRKSKYVQSDINNSFKQAETFLKRRKKVLFTGTPCQVAGLRLFLRKEYENLFCLDLVCHGVPSQNIFDKYMKYIEEKNKGKISDFTFRHKVLDKNGKWNSRNVKIKAGEKELVMNSNEDKYLKGYHSGLFYRPSCYNCQYANSERISDITMADFWGVEKLYPEDDVHKGISVILVNTPKGQEILKGLTETMSLKEVDLDFVIKSNGQLNHPAKKHVKYEDFFKNINSDRFDLAVDKCIPKPPLIKRIASRILPNEVKKSIKKIIKWRG